TGACCCTGGTCGATACGATTGCCGACAATGCTTCAGGCGGCGGTTACATACTCGGCACCAGCCCCAGAAAGATCGGCGAGGTAGATCTGCGTCTCGGCGGCGCCGTTCTCTCCGTCAATGGTGCGATCGCCTCGACGGGTGCAGGCGCGGCCTGCCTTGGCCATCCGCTGCAGGCAGCACTCTGGCTGGCGCGCAAAATGATCGAGATCGGCCACCCGCTCGCGGCTGGAGACCTCATCCTTTCAGGCGCTTTGGCGCCCATGGTGACTGCCACGCCCGACGACGTATTCACAGCGGAAATTCAAGGCTTCTCCACATTCTCCTTTGCATTCGGCGAGAAGGTATCGTGATGAAAACCAAGGTTGCGATCATCGGATCCGGCAATATCGGCACCGATCTCATGGTCAAAATAAAACGCAAATCGTCCCTTCTCGAAATGGGTGCCTTTGTCGGCATCGATCCCGAGTCCGATGGCTTGCGACGGGCCGCGGCCTTCGGCGTGACGACCACTCATGAAGGCATCGAAGGCTTGCGGCGCCTGCCCGTGTGGAAGGACATCGGCATCGTTTTCGACGCCACGTCTGCCGGCGCGCACAAGGTCAATGACGCGGCCGTGCGCGGTGACGGCAAGATCATGATCGACCTGACGCCGGCGGCACTCGGCCCCTTCGTCGTTCCCGCCGTCAATCTCAATGCCCATCGCGATGCCACCAATCTCAACATGGTCACCTGCGGCGGCCAGGCCACCATTCCCATGGTGGCGGCGGTGTCGCGCATCGCGCCCGTGACCTACGCGGAGATTGTCGCCTCCATCGCGGCCAAATCGGCGGGGCCCGGCACGCGCGCCAATATCGACGAATTCACCGAAACGACCTCCCAGGCCATTGTCAGTGTCGGCGGCGCTAAAGCCGGCAAGGCCATCATCGTCATGAACCCGGCGGAACC
This sequence is a window from Beijerinckia sp. 28-YEA-48. Protein-coding genes within it:
- a CDS encoding acetaldehyde dehydrogenase (acetylating), producing the protein MVMKTKVAIIGSGNIGTDLMVKIKRKSSLLEMGAFVGIDPESDGLRRAAAFGVTTTHEGIEGLRRLPVWKDIGIVFDATSAGAHKVNDAAVRGDGKIMIDLTPAALGPFVVPAVNLNAHRDATNLNMVTCGGQATIPMVAAVSRIAPVTYAEIVASIAAKSAGPGTRANIDEFTETTSQAIVSVGGAKAGKAIIVMNPAEPPLIMRDTIYCLAQTDDREAIRRSVEEMVKSVQDYVPGYRLKQEVQFERIGDNAPIRIPGVCDAASGLKVTIFLEVEGAGHYLPPYAGNLDIMTSAALRTAERLVAHRLEQVA